Sequence from the Dysidea avara chromosome 5, odDysAvar1.4, whole genome shotgun sequence genome:
aacagGAAATATATTAAATTTCATAGCTACTTGTTGGATGGGTTTAGGGTTGATCAGAAGACACtcttgggcttggctatgcctaaccaatacagtagaccctcggttatccagCCCCCATTTATCCGgaccctcgattatccgaaatTGATTGTGGTAAATAAAATGACGTCAACCCATGCATGTGAGAATAAAATTTCAATAAGGCGATGGATAAATGTAAGAGTATAGTATTAACTTTGGAcaaaaacttaaaattcttgaGTTACGTGACGACAATTATTCATTGGCAGCAATAGCTACAAAGTATGCATTGGTAAGAGCACTGTAAGTGATATTAAGAAAGACCGCCAGAAACTTCTCGAGTTTAAGAAGGAGGTGCTGCATATGGGAATGCATCGCCAACTAAAGACAATGCGGCTGGGGAATAATGTCGCGCTGGACAAGGTTGTTTATTTGTGGTTTAAACAAAAGCGAATGGATGGGATACCAGTAATGGGGCCTATTTTGTGCCAGAAGGCTATCCAACTCAGCAAGAAGCTGTTTGGAGAAGACTACGGGTTTGTTGCTAGTGAAGGGTGGAGATTGAGATTTTGTAACAGGCATGGAATATGATGTATTTCAAGCCAAGGCAAAAAGTTATCTGTTAATTCTGATGCTGCTGTGGACTTTGTACCCGCATTTCGTGACTTTGTCAGTTCAACGAACGTTTCACTAGATAACATTTTAACTGTGATGAAACTGGTCTTTATTTCCGTTTGTTGCCAGAAAAAACACTTGCTGCTTCATTTGAAAAGTCAGTGGATAGATTGAAAAAAGCCAAAGATCAGATTACACTGAATGTTTGTTTTAATGCTTCAGGTACCATTAACCTGCCTATCCACTTACTGGAAAGTCTAAAAAGCCCAGGTGCTTTAGAGGCATCAATATGGATCTTCTACCTGTTGTGTACTCTGCACAAAAGAATGCATGGATGGAATCTAGTCTATTCCATGAATGGTTTCATAGCCACTTTATTCCATGCATTCAAGAAAAACTAGGTGAAGCTGTGCTGGTCCTTGATAATTGTGCTGCACATCCTGATGCAAATGAGTTGGTTAGTGAGAACGGCAAGATTATTGCCAAATTCCTGTCTCCTAATGTTACATCACTTATCCAACCAATGGATCAAGGTGTTTTAGTTGGTTTGAAGCGTAGATATAAGAAAAAGCTGCTGGGTAGAATGGTATTCACAGATGAAGATGGAATGTCGATTGTAGATTTTTTGAAATCTGTCAACACGAAGGTAGTGGTGGATCTCATCAGTGATGCATGGGATGAGGTTAAGGGCGAAGCAGTTAAAAAGTCATGGGAGAAAATAATACCATTGGACATTGAGGATGATATCCAGATGGTGGAGTTTGATGAACACACTGCTGATGTATCAGAGATGGCAACGATGTTGAACAGAGTACAGGGTGAAGATAACCAAATTGGAGAGGATGATGTGtgtgactggtaagaacaagacagaaatgatcaaGGTTTTAAAGTTTACACTGATGATGAAATCTGTGAAGGTATTCAGCAAGAAAATCCTGCAACTGGTAAAGATGATGTTAaccaagatgatgatgatgatgatgatgagaatACAGTTGAAAGATGTCCCATCTCTCATGGAGCTGCAGCAGATATGCTGGACAAATGCTTGAAGTGGCTGGAGTTTCAGCCAGAAGCTAACCTGTATAATTTGACCACTTTACATGAGTTACAATCCCTTGTTGTTAAAAAACAATAGGGTACATTGAAGCAATTATCTATAACAATTTTTTTCATGTACAAGTGGTTAAGCCTCAAAAATAAAGAGGAACgctcactttgtgataaaagcatggAATTTGGTGGAAATGTAGAGTAAAGCATTCTGAATCATTGCAGGATGGGAACCACCcaaatataatttaatttagtggattattacacaataaaaataaacCATTAAATATCATTGATAGGGCAGTATCATTTCAAAAATGATAGATCAGTACACACGTACATTAATTTACAGCACATAAATTTTTTGCTACAATGGATGCAGTTTATGAAGTGATATGTCATACCTCTATATGGGGACCTGGGGACAAGCATTGAATTTACTTAACAAGAAGTTATGTTTCTTCCTGAATAGAATGGGGATGGAAACTGTCTGAAAATGGATTACTTCCTATGTTTTGTTGCAACTTCATAAGGTCTTGCCATGCAAGTACTATGCAAATGCTTCTGAGCCAACCTGTGCTGTTCAACCCTTTTTGCATGTGTTATATGTTGAGGTAATGCTTCTTTTgtgggtgaaatatttataaCTACAGTTGACAAAAAGGTTTGGCATGCTCCATTACATTGTTTGGCTTCAGATGTTTTAAGCAACATATTACATCTT
This genomic interval carries:
- the LOC136255060 gene encoding jerky protein homolog-like, which produces MDLLPVVYSAQKNAWMESSLFHEWFHSHFIPCIQEKLGEAVLVLDNCAAHPDANELVSENGKIIAKFLSPNVTSLIQPMDQGVLVGLKRRYKKKLLGRMVFTDEDGMSIVDFLKSVNTKVVVDLISDAWDEVKGEAVKKSWEKIIPLDIEDDIQMVEFDEHTADVSEMATMLNRVQGEDNQIGEDDVCIQQENPATGKDDVNQDDDDDDDENTVERCPISHGAAADMLDKCLKWLEFQPEANLYNLTTLHELQSLVVKKQ